From a region of the Nothobranchius furzeri strain GRZ-AD chromosome 12, NfurGRZ-RIMD1, whole genome shotgun sequence genome:
- the cgasa gene encoding cyclic GMP-AMP synthase: MAGRERPQRAQSPDSKPKELKLAPSGRCTTFKNEKQNETAKTSKRLDQQKKNHTEDKPSVPMAGKTKNKEEIHNQLVMPEENIKAKTCSTRRKLQDNPPGDMQNTQQDTPPEIQKSLKKTSPKANGKAKLQGQNKDPTELEQLPEKTATQTKTPAAMKAKKCNDKVLQKRTEALLVKTYNSSKDRTDDDVDCTLKKILENLKIRSKERSDSSQVINYFMKHLIEYLKDHSIRFKNVKEPLRTGSYYENLKISNPDEFDVMLPIPVERVNIEPFDDNGAFYSVALKRDPTGDENPLKKFQQDNILSSYEMLKEFRKEVKKFAKVFPEWEMTAKKPRCPAVTLTRKVESVIISLDVVLCLEVKSTWPTFTKDGFKIEGWLGTKAKRNYKWKPYYLVPKYEGRGDAEKGGVLAKNVWRVSFSHIEKDIMKNHGSERTCCEKAGESCCRKNCLKLLKHLLHLLKEQDSSFVKFCSYHVKTMLLHACCSRTKDGEWRASDLSHCFEVLLKDFESHLRTGELCNFFIPKQNLLSGVGKNQCIKLADSIKEQCDKGFPVFRKDLCNT, from the exons ATGGCTGGCAGAGAAAGACCACAGAGGGCACAGAGTCCTGACTCAAAACCTAAAGAACTCAAACTAGCACCTTCAGGGAGATGTACAACCTTTAAAAATGAGAAGCAGAATGAAACTGCAAAGACATCAAAAAGACTGGATCAGCAAAAGAAAAACCACACTGAAGATAAGCCATCGGTGCCAATGGCTgggaaaacaaaaaacaaagaggAGATTCACAACCAGCTAGTGATGCCTGAAGAAAATATAAAAGCAAAAACCTGCTCTACTAGGAGAAAATTACAGGACAACCCTCCAGGGGATATGCAGAACACTCAACAAGACACGCCACCAGAGATACAAAAGAGTTTGAAAAAGACATCTCCCAAAGCCAATGGTAAAGCTAAATTACAAGGTCAGAACAAGGACCCAACCGAACTAGAACAACTTCCAGAGAAGACTGCAACACAAACTAAAACACCTGCTGCTAtgaaagccaagaaatgtaacgaCAAAGTCCTGCAGAAGAGAACAGAGGCACTATTAGTTAAGACTTACAATTCCTCAAAAGACAGGACAGATGACGACGTGGATTGTACTCTTAAGAAGATTCTAGAAAACTTGAAGATTAGGAGTAAGGAACGATCAGATTCATCGCAAGTCATCAATTATTTTATGAAGCATCTGATCGAGTATTTAAAAGACCATTCTATacgttttaaaaatgttaagGAACCCCTTCGCACTGGAAGTTATTATGAAAATCTGAAG ATTTCTAATCCTGATGAGTTTGATGTCATGCTGCCCATACCGGTTGAGCGAGTTAATATCGAGCCTTTCGACGACAATGGAGCCTTCTACAGTGTGGCATTGAAACGTGATCCAACTGGTGATGAGAACCCTTTGAAGAAATTCCAGCAAGACAACATTTTGTCTAGTTATGAAATGCTTAAAGAGTTCCGGAAGGAAGTGAAAAAATTTGCAAAAGTCTTTCCAG AATGGGAGATGACGGCAAAGAAACCACGCTGCCCTGCAGTGACTCTGACAAGAAAAGTAGAGTCAGTCATCATTTCTCTAGATGTTGTGCTCTGTCTTGAAGTTAAATCAACCTGGCCAACTTTCACCAAAGATGGTTTTAAAATTGAGGGGTGGCTTGGAACTAAAGCAAAACGGAACTACAAATGGAAGCCATATTACCTTGTCCCAAAATATGAAGGAAGGGGGGATGCAGAAAAAGGTGGAGTCCTTGCAAAAA ATGTTTGGCGGGTTTCCTTTTCTCACATTGAAAAGGACATTATGAAGAATCATGGATCAGAGAGAACGTGCTGTGAAAAGGCTGGAGAGAGCTGCTGCAG GAAAAACTGCTTAAAGCTCCTCAAGCATCTTCTGCATCTACTGAAAGAACAAGACTCTTCCTTTGTCAAGTTCTGCTCCTACCACGTCAAGACTATGCTCTTACATGCCTGCTGCTCCAGAACCAAAGATGGTGAATGGAGGGCTTCAGATCTGAGTCACTGCTTCGAGGTCCTTCTGAAGGACTTTGAAAGCCACCTGAGAACTGGTGAACTctgcaactttttcattcccaaacagaatctgctctctggggttggaAAGAACCAATGTATTAAACTTGCTGACTCTATCAAGGAGCAATGTGATAAGGGTTTTCCTGTGTTTAGGAAAGATCTTTGCAACACATAA